ACCAACACGCGATGGCCGCGTTCGATCAACCTGTGGGCCAGCAGATCCGCCCAGCGATCCTCCAGCCGCCAAAGCATGTCGGGCCGGACCCGTGCCTGTGCCAGCAGGGACTCGTCATAATCGCGGCCGGCATGGGGAACCGAAATGACGACCGGGCTGATCGGCGTTTCCGGCCCGAAAAGATCATAAGCGGCGCAGGATTCGACCGGAACGGATGGCGCCCTGTGATTCAAACCATGCCCTTTCGCACGCGGCCGCCCAAAAATGGTTACTCGGCTGGATAATATTTACACCTTGTCGCATATAAGGAGCCTACATGCCATCCGCGAAGGGCGGCAATCATGGGGTCGGCCGTAACGGGCCAGGGGCGAGAAAAACGGGGCGATGGTTCGAATATTGCTAGCCGAAGATGATGACAGCATGCGCGCTTATCTGGCCCGCGCTCTGGAACGGTCCGGCTATGAGGTCATCTCTGTCGCCACCGGAGCGGAAGCGCTGCCGCATATCGCGAGCGACCGGTTCGACCTGCTGCTGACCGACATCGTCATGCCCGAAATGGACGGCATCGAACTGGCCCAGCATGCCGCCGCCGTAGCGCCCGACATGCGCATCATGTTCATCACCGGCTTTGCCGCCGTCACGCTGAAAGCCGGCAAGGCGGTGCCGCAGGCGAAGGTCCTGTCCAAGCCCTTCCACCTGCGCGAACTGGTGCTGGAGGTCGAACGGATGTTCGGCAGCGAAAGCCTGACCGGCCTCAACTAAACGGCTCTAACCAGCCGCGACTTCTTCCATATCCGGCAAGAGCGGCAACGGCTTGCCCGCCATGGCGGCCGCGAAACGCTCGCGGTCCAGTCCCTTTTCCCAGACCGACACCACGACCGTCGCCACCGCATTGCCGACGAAATTGGTGAGGCTGCGGCATTCGCTCATGAAACGATCGACGCCCAGGATCAGCGTCATGCCCGCCACGGGCACCGACGGCACGATGGACAGCGTCGCCGCCAGCGTGATGAAGCCCGCCCCCGTCACGCCCGCCGCCCCCTTGCTCGACAGCATGGCGACCAGCAGCAGCAGCAACTGCTCCTCCAGGCTCAGATGCACATTGGTCGCCTGCGCGATGAACAGGGCGGCCAGCGTCATGTAGATATTGGTGCCGTCCAGGTTGAAGCTGTAGCCGGTCGGCACCACCAGCCCGACCACCGACTTGCGGCATCCGGCCCGCTCCATCTTCTCGATCAGGCTCGGCAAGGCGGCCTCGGAGGAAGAGGTGCCGAGAACCAGAAGCAACTCCGCCTTCAGATAGCGGATCAGATGCAGGATGTTGAACCCCACCGCCCAGGCCACAATGCCCAGCACCCCCAGCACGAACAGCAACGACGTCAGATAGAAGGTCGCGACCAGCCCGACCAGATTGGCCAGCGTCCCCAGACCATATTTGCCGATGGTGAAGGCCATGGCGCCGAAGGCCCCCAACGGCGCGACCTTCATCAGCAGCGACACCAGTTTGAAAATGGCATGGCTGGCGGATTCGAGCACCGTTATCAGCGGCTCCGCCCTTTCCCCGATCATGGTCAGCGATATGCCGAACAGGATCGCGACGAACAGCACCTGCAGGATATTATGCCCATCCGCCACGGCGGAGATCAGCGTGCCGGGGATGATGTCCATCAGGAAACCCGTCAGGGTGCGATCATGCGCCTGCTGCTGATATTGGGCGACCTTGCCAGCATCCAGCGTCGCGGGATCGATGTTCAGCCCCGCGCCGGGATGCACAACATTGGCGACGATCAGGCCCACGACCAGCGCCAGAGTCGAGAAGGTGAGGAAATAGGCAAAGGCCTTTGCCGCGACGCGGCCGATCGCGCCCAGTTCCTTCATCCCCGCCACGCCGGTGACGATGGTCAGGAAGATGACCGGCGCGATGATCATCTTCACCAGCTTGATGAAGGCTTCGCCCAGCGGCTGCAACGCCACGCCGGTTTCGGGGAAAAAATGGCCGATCGCCACACCCAGGGCGATGGCGATCAACACCTGAACATAAAGCTGGCGCCAGATCGGCAGCCGCGCAGAGGTTTGATCGGACGGCATTGTCGATGGCAGCATGGTATCCGGCCCCCTTCTCGCACCGCAGCATATGGGCTGACAGCCGCCTGTCCAGAAGAATAGCAAAAAGGTGAATTTCCCGCTTGCGCTCCCTGCCGCCCCCCGCTATTGGCCGCCTCCACAGTGGGCGTGTAGCTCAGTGGTAGAGCACTGTGTTGACATCGCAGGGGTCGCAAGTTCAATCCTTGCCACGCCCACCATCGAAAACCCCGTAAAACCAACGGTTTTGCGGGGTTTTTGTTTGCCTGGGGCAGACCGCTGGTCGAGCCCGACCACCGGCATTTTCGGCAAATTTTGGGCAAATCACCCCCCTCATTTGGCAAATTCTGGGCATGCAAATGCCGGGCCGTCGCAGCCAATTCCCGAGTCGCACACGCTGCTGAAACCACTTCCGGCGAAGGCGAATCATCGCCCTTCGCCGATGCCGAACAGGGCCAGCGGGACAGCCTTTCAGAAGCGGTCGACGCTCAGCCTGCCAAGCACTCTCACTGGCAGGCCATGCGCTGGCGCGAAGCGGAACGCCTGTCGCTCAATCCAGGCTCGGGCACCACCGCACCCTCACGGACACCCCCGTCCTCTCCAACGGAACCCTAGGCGCACAACGCGCCAGGCCTTCAAGAAACAGGTCGCGCTCTCGTCACGCATGCCGAGCAAATCCGCTCGGCATAGGCGCGCGATCAAACGCTAAGGAAACCAAGATGCTCTCCATCCGTACCCGTGGGAAGCACGGCATCTATTACATTCGAGGCTCGGTCGGACTCGGCGAAAAGAAGATCATCGTCAAGGAGTTCAGCACAGGCACGAACGACCGTGATGCGGCAGCCCATCTGATGGCTGAACATGAAACGAAGCTGCGACACCAACTGATGTTCGGTCCGGCAGCCCTTGTTGCTCAAGGAACCATCGCTCAGGCTTTTGACACCTACCTGACAAAGGCGAGGACGCCTGGCGCGTCGGACGTCCTGCGCATTGGCAAGCTCAACGGTCTGATCGGAGACTTCAGCCTGCGCGAGCCGAAACAGGCCTGGGAACACTTCCGCCGCGCCTATCTAACCGGCCATGACCCGGCTGGTCAGGACCGCTACCGCGCCGTGTTTCAGGCGGCGATCAACGTCCATCACGACCTGCATGACCTTCCGCCCCTGCGGATCAAGGCCATTCCGTTCAACAATGAACGGGTGCGCTTTCTCAGCAAGGAAGATCGCGACCGGCTGATGGCCGCCTATGCGCCTCACATACAGCCGATCATCACCATGCTTGCTTTCCACGGCCCGCGCATCCAAACGGCACTGCAAATCCCCTGGGGCGTCGAGGGCGTCGACATGCACGAAGCGTCGATCCGGCTCAACCACAGCAAGAATGCCGTCATCCGATCCGTGCCGATGCACCCTCGCGTCATGGACGTGCTACGTCCGATCTGGGAGAAGCGGGGGCAGCCGACAAAGGGGCATGTCTTCCTCAACCGGTTCGGCCAACCTTATCAGGATACGCGCCAGGCCAAGATCCCCGGCGGCAATCCGATCAAGAACCAGCACGCCACCGCCTGCCAGCGCGCGGGAATAGAGGATTTCACTGTGCATGACTGGCGCCATCATTGGGCGTCGCACTGCGTGATGGCGGGGATCGACCTCATCACCATCATGAACATGGGCGGCTGGAAATCGCTACGCATGGTCCAGCGCTATTCCAGCGTCAGCGTGGATCATATGCGAGCGGCAATCAACAAGCTGGACTGAAGCGGCGGTCTGGCGTGCAATGTGGAGCAGGCAACGAAGACCGGCTCCACATATTTTTCCTGAAACCGGCCAAAACATCGGCCAAATGATCGGCCAAAAGGACACCTCCCAAGCCTTGAGGCCAAGAGATAGAGCCAATTGCTTTGATACCAAGAGCGGCCAGATGATTGCTGAGCAGCCTGATGAAAGCCCCATCCTGCGGAGATTGGCATTCTTTATCTCCGCGCAAAATGCGGAGATAAAATCTTTCACGTGCGGAAAAAGCATGTCATATTATCCGCATTAGGTGCGGAGAATATGGCGACATACATTTACCAACGGGACGGCTGGCCCCAGTTCCACTGGATACAAGATGAGCTTGTCGATCAGCTCGCCGCCGTCAGCCGTCACCAGGGACGGCTGATTGGTCGGATGGAAGCGCTCGGGCTGCATCTGCGGGCTGAAGCGGTGTTAGAAACGCTCACCGAGGAAGTCACCAAGTCGAGCGACATCGAGGGTGAGACGCTCGACCGCGAGCAGGTTCGCTCGTCGCTCGCCCGGCGGCTCGGTATGGATGCCGCTGGCCTCAAGACACCTGACCGGCACGTCGAAGGCGTTGTTGAGATGATGCTCGACGCCACGCAGAACTACGCGGCGCCGCTGACAGCTGAACGCCTATTTGGCTGGCATGCTGCGCTGTTCCCTACTGGACGCAGCGGTATGAGCCGCATTGTTGTCGGTACTTGGCGCATCGAGGAATCAGGTCCGATGCAGGTCATCTCCGGTCCCTTCGGTAGGGAAAAAGTGCATTACGAAGCGCCGACCTTCGACCGGCTCGACGGCGAGATGGCCGTCTTCCTCGAGTGGATTGAGAATGGACCGGCGATCGATCCCGTGTTGAAGGCCGCGATCGCGCATTTGTGGTTCGTCACCATCCACCCGTTCGACGACGGCAACGGCCGCATTGCACGTGCCATTGCCGACATGGCGCTGGCGCGGTCGGAAAACAGTCCGCAACGCTTTTACAGCATGTCGGCCCAAATCAGGACTGAGCGCAAAGCCTATTACGATATCCTGGAAAAGACTCAGAAGGGCGACATGGACATCACCGGCTGGCTGCGCTGGTTCCTGGCTTGCCTCGACCATGCTTTCGACGGCGCGGAAGTCG
This region of Sphingobium sp. EM0848 genomic DNA includes:
- the cpdR gene encoding cell cycle two-component system response regulator CpdR, whose protein sequence is MVRILLAEDDDSMRAYLARALERSGYEVISVATGAEALPHIASDRFDLLLTDIVMPEMDGIELAQHAAAVAPDMRIMFITGFAAVTLKAGKAVPQAKVLSKPFHLRELVLEVERMFGSESLTGLN
- a CDS encoding dicarboxylate/amino acid:cation symporter; this encodes MLPSTMPSDQTSARLPIWRQLYVQVLIAIALGVAIGHFFPETGVALQPLGEAFIKLVKMIIAPVIFLTIVTGVAGMKELGAIGRVAAKAFAYFLTFSTLALVVGLIVANVVHPGAGLNIDPATLDAGKVAQYQQQAHDRTLTGFLMDIIPGTLISAVADGHNILQVLFVAILFGISLTMIGERAEPLITVLESASHAIFKLVSLLMKVAPLGAFGAMAFTIGKYGLGTLANLVGLVATFYLTSLLFVLGVLGIVAWAVGFNILHLIRYLKAELLLVLGTSSSEAALPSLIEKMERAGCRKSVVGLVVPTGYSFNLDGTNIYMTLAALFIAQATNVHLSLEEQLLLLLVAMLSSKGAAGVTGAGFITLAATLSIVPSVPVAGMTLILGVDRFMSECRSLTNFVGNAVATVVVSVWEKGLDRERFAAAMAGKPLPLLPDMEEVAAG
- a CDS encoding Fic family protein — its product is MATYIYQRDGWPQFHWIQDELVDQLAAVSRHQGRLIGRMEALGLHLRAEAVLETLTEEVTKSSDIEGETLDREQVRSSLARRLGMDAAGLKTPDRHVEGVVEMMLDATQNYAAPLTAERLFGWHAALFPTGRSGMSRIVVGTWRIEESGPMQVISGPFGREKVHYEAPTFDRLDGEMAVFLEWIENGPAIDPVLKAAIAHLWFVTIHPFDDGNGRIARAIADMALARSENSPQRFYSMSAQIRTERKAYYDILEKTQKGDMDITGWLRWFLACLDHAFDGAEVVLENVIRKARFWEALAGEKLNHRQQAMLNRLLDGFEGKLTSSKWAVIMKTSQDTASRDINDLVARDILRKDEAGGRSTSYSLVEIAA
- a CDS encoding site-specific integrase; translation: MLSIRTRGKHGIYYIRGSVGLGEKKIIVKEFSTGTNDRDAAAHLMAEHETKLRHQLMFGPAALVAQGTIAQAFDTYLTKARTPGASDVLRIGKLNGLIGDFSLREPKQAWEHFRRAYLTGHDPAGQDRYRAVFQAAINVHHDLHDLPPLRIKAIPFNNERVRFLSKEDRDRLMAAYAPHIQPIITMLAFHGPRIQTALQIPWGVEGVDMHEASIRLNHSKNAVIRSVPMHPRVMDVLRPIWEKRGQPTKGHVFLNRFGQPYQDTRQAKIPGGNPIKNQHATACQRAGIEDFTVHDWRHHWASHCVMAGIDLITIMNMGGWKSLRMVQRYSSVSVDHMRAAINKLD